The Zygosaccharomyces rouxii strain CBS732 chromosome G complete sequence genome contains a region encoding:
- the CGR1 gene encoding Cgr1p (similar to uniprot|P53188 Saccharomyces cerevisiae YGL029W CGR1 Coiled-coil protein that may contribute to compartmentalization of nucleolar constituents expression is growth-regulated), translated as MSSSEVGNKELDNSKVKGVPVSGRTWKVDKEQLRVGSRQVRNKKLRSWELKQQKRLEDKQFKERMRQLKEDKEQEHQKWIQSLRERREKRAEKERYEMLATKMHAKKVDRMRRREKRNKALKER; from the coding sequence ATGAGCTCTAGTGAAGTGGGAAACAAGGAACTTGATAATTCCAAGGTTAAGGGTGTACCAGTTAGTGGTAGAACGTGGAAGGTAGACAAAGAGCAGCTTAGGGTTGGTAGTAGGCAAGTGAGGAATAAGAAGTTGAGATCATGGGAGTTAAAGCAGCAGAAAAGGTTAGAAGATAAGCAGTTTAAGGAGAGGATGAGACAGTTGAAAGAAGACAAAGAACAGGAACATCAAAAATGGATACAATCATTGAGAGAAAGAAGGGAGAAGAGAGCAGAGAAGGAGAGGTATGAAATGTTGGCTACAAAGATGCATGCTAAAAAGGTTGATCGTATGAGAAGAAGggagaaaagaaataaggCATTGAAAGAGCGTTAG
- a CDS encoding uncharacterized protein (conserved hypothetical protein) — MGPKKQGHLLEIIDEDVQSVNAFQGRLRKISSNSNGHQNDEDSNHDSKRRKVHKDGSSKSSGKDNDHHDIMEGISQEDFRQYHKAKDRVRNFYKEQHEMQTMAYNLQARVNYKTKTRAKMTIWDALCKLSELIDDSDPDTELSQIDHAIQTAESIRKDGKPRWMQLVGLIHDLGKILYFFDSEAQWDVVGDTFPIGCRFAEENIFYEFFEGNPDNSHPIYSTKYGVYEPNCGLNSILISWGHDEYMYYIAKSQSILNEKALAMIRYHSFYPWHREGAYRYLMNEKDCELLEVVQDFNKYDLYSKCSQKYDLKELEKYYRDLIDEYFPQKYVEF, encoded by the coding sequence ATGGGTCCTAAAAAGCAGGGACATCTACTTGAGATCATTGACGAGGATGTGCAATCGGTTAACGCGTTCCAAGGGAGATTAAGGAAGATTAGTAGCAATTCTAATGGTCATCAAAATGATGAGGATTCAAATCATGATTCAAAGAGACGCAAGGTTCATAAAGATGGATCATCGAAATCTAGTGGTAAAGATAATGATCATCATGACATAATGGAAGGAATAAGTCAAGAAGATTTCAGACAATACCATAAGGCCAAGGATAGAGTACGAAATTTCTACAAGGAGCAGCATGAGATGCAAACCATGGCATATAATTTGCAAGCTAGAGTAAATTACAAGACAAAGACCAGGGCAAAGATGACAATTTGGGACGCCCTTTGTAAATTAAGCGAACTGATAGATGACTCTGACCCCGATACCGAATTATCACAAATTGATCATGCTATTCAAACTGCGGAATCTATAAGAAAGGATGGTAAACCAAGATGGATGCAACTTGTCGGGTTAATCCATGATTTGGGGAAAATATTATATTTCTTCGATAGTGAAGCTCAATGGGATGTTGTTGGCGATACTTTTCCTATTGGATGTCGATTTGCAGAGGAAAACATATTTtatgaatttttcgaagGTAACCCAGATAATTCCCATCCCATTTACTCTACCAAATATGGAGTGTATGAACCCAATTGTGGactaaattcaattcttatTTCTTGGGGCCATGATGAATACATGTATTATATCGCCAAGAGTCAGTCCATATTAAATGAAAAGGCACTCGCGATGATACGATATCATTCATTTTACCCTTGGCATCGTGAAGGTGCCTATAGATACTTAATGAATGAAAAGGATTGCGAATTACTCGAAGTGGTACAAGATTTTAATAAATACGACCTATATTCCAAATGCTCTCAAAAGTACGATTTAAAGGAGCTAGAAAAATACTACAGGGATCTAATTGACGAATACTTCCCACAAAAGTATGTAGAATTTTAA